A stretch of Microbacterium sp. LWH3-1.2 DNA encodes these proteins:
- a CDS encoding FAD-dependent oxidoreductase has protein sequence MGTAKMKQREFERMMKPALTDAQWERLLSFGEPHDVAQGEYLFQAGDLDYDLILVDSGEIEIVRVAFGWVGETHVGTMGPRSFVGELGLLNGQGAFLSARATKAGRMLRVSRSRLRVLMAEDDELCDIILHALWARREILRTGPAALTLKLVGPRSSREFLALRRFAERVDLVHTAIELAPGDLWTLGEHGIGLDDLPVAFIQGEAMKRATPGMVAERLGLSYQGRADEVVDLVVVGGGPAGLAAAIYGASEGLSTVLLDAVAPGGQAAATSRIENFLGFPFGVSGGDLIGQASLQALKFGVRVYAPCEAADLRPAGNDLDVTLTDGRVIRARTAIVTSGAAYRTLDLDRWNEFEGAGIYYAATPLELRQVFESPVVVVGGANSAGQASLYLAANGCPVHLVVRGSDLGSRMSSYLVDRLLEDPRIDVHTRSRVTALGGRSALESVRIDSIGDVTARGLFCFIGAEPATSWLAELDRDADGFLRTGTDVSVQSLERWQGMGREPLPFETSVPRIFAAGDVRRGSMKRVAAAVGEGSSAVASVHRALADIR, from the coding sequence ATGGGCACCGCGAAGATGAAGCAGCGCGAGTTCGAGCGAATGATGAAGCCCGCACTCACCGACGCCCAGTGGGAGCGCCTGCTGTCGTTCGGTGAGCCGCACGACGTCGCGCAGGGCGAGTATCTGTTCCAGGCCGGCGACCTCGACTACGACCTCATCCTGGTCGACAGCGGCGAGATCGAGATCGTCCGCGTCGCGTTCGGCTGGGTGGGCGAGACCCACGTCGGCACGATGGGGCCGCGCAGCTTCGTCGGCGAGCTCGGGCTCCTCAACGGGCAGGGGGCGTTCCTGTCGGCACGGGCGACGAAAGCGGGACGGATGCTGCGTGTCAGTCGTTCGCGGCTGCGCGTGCTGATGGCGGAAGATGACGAGCTGTGCGACATCATCCTGCACGCGCTGTGGGCGCGGCGCGAGATCCTCCGCACCGGACCCGCCGCGCTGACCCTCAAGCTCGTCGGACCCCGCTCGTCGCGCGAATTCCTGGCGCTGCGCCGCTTCGCGGAGCGGGTCGATCTCGTGCACACGGCGATCGAGCTCGCCCCGGGCGACCTCTGGACGCTCGGCGAGCACGGAATCGGTCTCGACGACCTGCCGGTCGCCTTCATCCAGGGCGAGGCCATGAAGCGGGCGACGCCCGGCATGGTCGCCGAGCGGCTCGGGCTCAGCTACCAGGGCCGCGCCGACGAGGTGGTCGACCTCGTCGTCGTGGGCGGCGGCCCTGCAGGGCTCGCAGCCGCCATCTACGGCGCCTCCGAGGGTCTGAGCACCGTGCTGCTGGATGCTGTGGCCCCCGGCGGGCAGGCGGCGGCGACGTCGCGGATCGAGAACTTCCTGGGCTTCCCGTTCGGTGTCAGCGGCGGTGACCTCATCGGCCAGGCGTCGCTCCAGGCCCTCAAGTTCGGGGTGCGCGTCTACGCACCCTGTGAGGCCGCAGACCTCCGCCCCGCGGGGAACGACCTCGACGTCACGCTCACCGACGGACGCGTCATCCGCGCCCGCACGGCGATCGTCACCTCGGGAGCGGCGTACCGCACGCTCGACCTCGACCGCTGGAACGAGTTCGAGGGTGCGGGGATCTACTATGCCGCGACTCCGCTCGAGCTGCGACAGGTCTTCGAGTCGCCGGTGGTCGTCGTCGGCGGGGCCAATTCCGCCGGGCAGGCGTCGCTGTACCTCGCCGCGAACGGATGCCCCGTGCACCTCGTGGTCCGCGGCTCCGACCTCGGCAGCCGCATGTCGTCGTATCTCGTGGACCGGCTGCTCGAAGACCCGCGGATCGACGTGCACACCCGGTCCCGCGTCACGGCGCTCGGTGGCAGGTCGGCGCTGGAGAGCGTCCGCATCGACTCGATCGGCGACGTCACGGCGCGCGGGCTCTTCTGCTTCATCGGCGCGGAGCCCGCGACATCGTGGCTCGCGGAGCTCGATCGCGACGCCGACGGGTTCCTCCGCACCGGCACGGACGTGTCGGTGCAGTCGCTGGAGCGCTGGCAGGGGATGGGCCGCGAGCCGCTGCCGTTCGAGACGTCGGTGCCCCGCATCTTCGCCGCGGGAGACGTGCGCCGCGGCTCGATGAAACGCGTCGCCGCAGCGGTGGGCGAGGGATCCAGCGCCGTCGCATCGGTGCACCGCGCGCTCGCCGACATCCGCTGA
- a CDS encoding UBP-type zinc finger domain-containing protein → MSLSEIDTTVPPSGEGCADCDAAGGWWVHLRRCAVCGDVRCCDTSPAQHATAHFRATGHRYVRSFEPGEDWFWDYVAEGYVDGPRLSPPESRPDTQPSPGPEGRVPADWRELIHR, encoded by the coding sequence ATGAGCCTGAGTGAGATCGACACCACCGTGCCGCCCTCTGGCGAAGGCTGCGCCGACTGCGACGCCGCCGGCGGGTGGTGGGTGCATCTGCGGCGGTGCGCGGTGTGCGGGGATGTGCGGTGCTGCGACACCTCGCCCGCACAGCACGCGACCGCGCATTTCCGGGCGACGGGCCACCGGTACGTCCGCAGCTTCGAGCCGGGCGAGGACTGGTTCTGGGACTACGTCGCCGAGGGCTACGTCGACGGACCCCGGCTCTCGCCGCCCGAATCGCGTCCCGACACGCAGCCGTCGCCGGGGCCGGAGGGCCGGGTTCCGGCCGACTGGCGCGAACTGATCCACCGCTGA